A genome region from Triticum aestivum cultivar Chinese Spring chromosome 2B, IWGSC CS RefSeq v2.1, whole genome shotgun sequence includes the following:
- the LOC123046220 gene encoding histone H4 codes for MSGRGKGGKGLGKGGAKRHRKVLRDNIQGITKPAIRRLARRGGVKRISGLIYEETRGVLKIFLENVIRDAVTYTEHARRKTVTAMDVVYALKRQGRTLYGFGG; via the coding sequence ATGTCGGGGCGCGGCAAGGGCGGCAAGGGGCTGGGCAAGGGCGGCGCCAAGCGCCACCGGAAGGTGCTCCGCGACAACATCCagggcatcaccaagccggcgatcCGGAGGCTGGCCAGGAGGGGCGGCGTGAAGCGCATCTCCggcctcatctacgaggagacacgcggcgtgctcaagatcttcctcgagaacgTCATCCGCGACGCCGTCACCTACACAGAGCACGCCCGCCGCAAGACCGTCACCGCCATGGACGTCGTCTACGCGCTCAAGCGCCAGGGCCGCACCCTCTACGGCTTCGGAGGCTAG